The following coding sequences lie in one Kribbella sp. NBC_00709 genomic window:
- a CDS encoding phage tail sheath family protein — protein sequence MPSTLSAPGIYIEELRGGPGPIVGVSTSFTAFVDWYARGPVGAATRVDSFEEFTRLFGGLHSQSCASYGVMQYFLNGGATAWIVRIGLADDKSATAKLKDEDDADTLTVTAAAPGGWGNGLRVAVTSGAADAVNLVVGEVAADGTIAVREIHRNLPAATADLIAAVNDASDLVLLTDIAATPKGPEPVAGSATGEPLDPTTYVGLTGGVDATVLKADGTANDATKLAAALEAGLAPLTRIEPAVFNLLCVPAAATLGDGLDELVDKASKFCEDNFAFLVVDPPPGAATDTGAEMAAWAAGTDAPTGSKNAAIYWPRLTMPDPLANGIARDTGPSGAVAGIFARTDATRGVWKAPAGIEATLRGADLSSVVNDADSARLNPIGVNVLRTFPVVGNVVWGARTLVGADLLASEWKYVPVRRTALYIEQSLRAGLKWVVFEPNDEPLWSQIRLNVGAFLQDLFRKQAFQGATPRDAYFVRCDRNTTTQGDIDRGVVNVLVGFAPLKPAEFVVIQIQQMAGQAAG from the coding sequence ATGCCCTCGACACTGAGCGCACCCGGAATCTACATCGAGGAGTTGCGCGGAGGGCCCGGCCCGATCGTCGGGGTGAGTACGTCGTTCACGGCGTTCGTGGACTGGTACGCACGCGGACCGGTCGGCGCGGCCACCCGGGTGGACAGTTTCGAGGAGTTCACCCGCCTCTTCGGCGGCCTGCATTCCCAGAGCTGCGCGTCGTACGGCGTGATGCAGTACTTCCTGAACGGTGGCGCGACCGCATGGATCGTGCGCATCGGGCTGGCCGATGACAAGAGTGCGACTGCCAAGCTGAAGGACGAGGACGACGCGGACACGCTGACCGTCACCGCGGCCGCACCTGGCGGCTGGGGCAACGGCCTGCGGGTCGCCGTGACGAGCGGTGCCGCCGATGCGGTGAACCTGGTCGTCGGCGAGGTCGCGGCGGACGGCACCATCGCCGTACGCGAGATCCACCGGAACCTGCCGGCCGCGACCGCGGACCTGATCGCGGCCGTCAACGACGCGTCGGATCTGGTCCTCCTGACCGACATCGCCGCGACCCCCAAGGGCCCCGAGCCGGTCGCGGGCTCGGCCACGGGCGAGCCGTTGGACCCCACGACGTACGTCGGGCTGACCGGCGGCGTCGACGCGACGGTGTTGAAGGCGGACGGTACGGCGAACGACGCGACGAAGCTGGCCGCGGCGCTCGAGGCAGGGCTGGCGCCGCTGACCAGGATCGAACCGGCCGTGTTCAACCTGCTGTGCGTCCCCGCTGCGGCGACCCTCGGCGACGGCTTGGACGAGCTCGTCGACAAGGCGTCGAAGTTCTGCGAGGACAACTTCGCGTTCCTGGTCGTCGATCCGCCGCCGGGTGCCGCGACCGACACCGGCGCCGAGATGGCCGCCTGGGCCGCCGGCACCGACGCTCCGACCGGATCGAAGAACGCAGCGATCTACTGGCCCCGGTTGACGATGCCGGATCCGCTCGCGAACGGGATTGCCCGCGACACCGGCCCGAGCGGCGCGGTCGCCGGCATCTTCGCGCGGACCGACGCGACCCGCGGTGTCTGGAAGGCTCCGGCCGGTATCGAGGCAACCTTGCGGGGCGCGGACCTGAGCTCGGTCGTCAACGATGCGGACAGCGCCCGGCTGAACCCGATCGGCGTCAACGTGCTGCGGACCTTCCCCGTCGTCGGCAACGTGGTCTGGGGCGCTCGGACCTTGGTGGGCGCGGACCTGCTGGCGAGCGAGTGGAAGTACGTCCCGGTCCGCCGGACCGCGCTGTACATCGAGCAGAGTCTGCGGGCCGGGCTCAAGTGGGTCGTCTTCGAGCCGAACGACGAACCGCTGTGGTCGCAGATCCGGCTGAACGTCGGCGCGTTCCTGCAGGACCTGTTCCGCAAACAGGCCTTCCAGGGCGCGACCCCGCGCGACGCCTACTTCGTCCGGTGCGACCGGAACACCACCACGCAGGGCGACATCGACCGCGGAGTGGTGAACGTCCTGGTCGGGTTCGCTCCGCTCAAGCCCGCCGAGTTCGTCGTCATCCAGATCCAGCAGATGGCCGGCCAGGCCGCCGGTTGA
- a CDS encoding AfsR/SARP family transcriptional regulator, producing the protein MDELRLRLLGCFACERAGVQIDLPLGLQRLAAFLALRGISHRCLVAGALWPEVPETQALASLRTSVWRMNRLASGLLEIVGDALRLAPDAHADSEAQESVVDDVLSRRYVDDSTLAALCRPELLAGWYDDWVVFERERLSQLRLHALELAARLFVDRGRLDVALRLALEAVRAEPLRETANEVLIAVYIAEGNTSDAIQRYHLYRDLLWRELELEPSPRLGGLLPRRGGVLTPM; encoded by the coding sequence ATGGATGAACTGCGGCTGCGTCTGCTCGGATGCTTCGCGTGTGAACGAGCAGGGGTGCAGATCGACCTGCCGCTCGGTCTGCAACGACTGGCGGCCTTCCTCGCGCTTCGCGGGATCTCGCACCGATGCCTGGTGGCCGGTGCGTTGTGGCCGGAAGTGCCCGAAACGCAGGCGTTGGCCAGTCTGCGCACGAGCGTGTGGCGGATGAACCGGCTCGCGTCGGGCCTGCTGGAGATCGTCGGCGACGCCTTACGCCTGGCACCTGACGCGCACGCGGACAGCGAGGCCCAGGAGAGCGTCGTCGACGACGTCCTGAGCCGGCGGTACGTCGACGACTCGACACTGGCCGCGCTCTGCCGGCCCGAGTTGCTGGCCGGGTGGTACGACGACTGGGTGGTGTTCGAGCGCGAACGGCTCAGCCAGCTCCGTCTGCATGCCCTCGAGCTCGCCGCCCGGCTGTTCGTCGATCGGGGACGTCTGGACGTCGCTCTTCGTCTGGCGCTCGAGGCCGTGCGGGCGGAGCCGTTACGCGAGACCGCGAACGAGGTGCTGATCGCGGTGTACATCGCGGAAGGGAACACGTCGGACGCGATCCAGCGCTACCACCTGTACCGCGACCTGCTCTGGCGTGAACTGGAGCTCGAGCCGTCGCCCCGGTTGGGCGGGCTGCTGCCGCGCAGGGGCGGTGTGTTGACACCGATGTGA
- a CDS encoding eCIS core domain-containing protein encodes MVKVRSVARGEAGEREADALAGAALRGRQVRAGSREFGESEGVRAPASVKRALGGRGSELPSSVRAGMEQRFGHDFANVRIHQDDAATRDVEAPAFTVGNDIVFGRGAYPPTSPAGRQMLAHELAHVVQGTPGVVRRYRSPKAFNFGVEDDAVLKEGSFDPNTDKATKPWIESVKVAFASKAIDGDGFEYWQGSASATYFNSPAKGTDFTFPVAGGVVGRTTDRGNFTVFRIEGAGYNSGAYSGTPGVDFDPAQREGPNNRYTKVDARGDRLSNMSFAVFYNQGESLHAGPVDAGSHGCVHVDWNNLNTIKRLNYHSVIGLTKVAVTYPKAP; translated from the coding sequence ATGGTGAAGGTGCGTTCGGTCGCGCGGGGGGAAGCTGGGGAGCGGGAGGCAGACGCCTTGGCGGGTGCTGCCTTGAGGGGGCGCCAGGTGCGGGCCGGCTCGCGGGAGTTCGGTGAGTCGGAGGGGGTGCGGGCTCCGGCCAGTGTGAAGCGGGCGTTGGGTGGGCGCGGTTCAGAGCTTCCTAGTTCGGTGCGGGCGGGGATGGAGCAGCGGTTCGGGCATGACTTCGCGAACGTGCGGATCCATCAGGATGATGCGGCAACCCGGGACGTCGAAGCGCCGGCCTTCACGGTAGGGAACGACATCGTGTTCGGTCGCGGGGCCTATCCACCGACGAGCCCGGCCGGGCGGCAGATGCTCGCCCACGAGCTGGCGCACGTGGTGCAGGGGACGCCGGGAGTGGTACGGCGGTACCGCAGTCCGAAGGCGTTCAACTTCGGGGTCGAGGACGACGCCGTACTGAAGGAAGGCTCGTTCGACCCGAACACCGACAAGGCGACCAAGCCGTGGATCGAGTCGGTCAAGGTCGCGTTCGCGTCGAAGGCCATCGACGGCGACGGGTTCGAGTACTGGCAGGGCAGCGCGAGCGCGACGTACTTCAACAGCCCGGCCAAGGGCACCGACTTCACCTTCCCGGTAGCCGGCGGCGTCGTCGGGCGGACGACCGATCGCGGCAACTTCACCGTGTTCCGGATCGAGGGCGCGGGCTACAACAGCGGTGCGTACTCCGGGACGCCTGGTGTCGACTTCGACCCTGCCCAGCGCGAGGGCCCGAACAATCGGTACACGAAGGTCGACGCACGCGGCGATCGGCTCAGCAACATGAGCTTCGCGGTCTTCTACAACCAGGGCGAGTCCCTGCACGCGGGTCCGGTCGATGCCGGTTCGCACGGCTGCGTGCACGTCGACTGGAACAACCTGAACACGATCAAGCGGCTGAACTACCACAGCGTCATCGGCCTGACGAAGGTCGCCGTCACCTACCCCAAGGCTCCGTAA
- a CDS encoding FHA domain-containing protein — MAQPSATYLVVESAGSDHGRRIDLVGNRLTIGRLPTCDVRFDDLQVSRTHATLWRRGDADYVEDLGSSGGTYVNNVVITGPRELRAGDTVAFAGLRLRYTADGSEDPRPRRESQEVRYDIRDQRADEINNVGRDQFNYVVQQRESFFREIAATKTKARWLVWTGVALFVIGLGVASVGGFNYFQWFARVWGSDSTTAPDLDLSGLAIAAVGGLINTVGILLVIIGIVLHIVATSRRKRVNREFPPPPPQYRRQ; from the coding sequence ATGGCGCAGCCATCGGCGACGTACCTGGTCGTGGAAAGCGCGGGGTCGGATCACGGGCGGCGGATCGACCTGGTCGGGAACCGGTTGACCATCGGCCGCTTGCCGACGTGCGACGTGCGGTTCGACGATCTGCAGGTCAGCCGCACGCATGCGACTCTCTGGCGGCGCGGTGACGCGGACTACGTCGAGGACCTCGGCTCGTCCGGCGGCACGTACGTCAACAACGTCGTCATTACCGGTCCGCGCGAACTGCGCGCCGGAGACACGGTCGCGTTCGCCGGTCTTCGACTCCGGTACACAGCTGACGGCTCGGAGGATCCTCGCCCGCGGCGGGAGTCTCAGGAGGTCCGCTACGACATCAGGGACCAACGAGCCGACGAGATCAACAACGTCGGGCGCGATCAGTTCAACTACGTCGTACAGCAGCGGGAGAGCTTCTTTCGCGAGATCGCGGCCACGAAGACGAAGGCCCGCTGGCTCGTGTGGACCGGTGTCGCCCTTTTCGTCATCGGTCTGGGAGTCGCCTCCGTCGGCGGCTTCAACTACTTCCAGTGGTTCGCCAGGGTGTGGGGTTCCGATTCGACCACTGCTCCGGACCTCGATCTCAGCGGTCTCGCGATCGCCGCGGTCGGTGGCTTGATCAACACCGTCGGCATCCTGCTGGTCATCATCGGAATTGTTCTGCACATCGTCGCGACATCACGTCGCAAGCGCGTCAACCGGGAATTCCCGCCGCCCCCTCCGCAGTACCGAAGGCAATGA